ATGTCGAACTTCACGTCGCGGCCGGTGATGGGCTCCGTGTACGGCTTCATCTCTTCGGGCGTCGCCGCGTCGGCGTTGGGGACTTTGAGCACCGGCCGTCCCTGCGCGTCCTTCGCGACTTCCACGGTCTCCGCCACGGCCGCCGTCGACATGGCGAGCAGGATTCCGAGGCCCAGCAATTGCCCGCCGACCGTCCAGCGGCGTACTCTAAGAGAGGTCGAAGTGCGCTTCACGCTCGGTGCTCCGAAATACGAGTTATCACGGGCGCAGCGCTCCCTGCGACGACGTCAACCAAGGAACCGCAAGACCGTGGGAAACAGCCTGGGAATGTGGATCGTAGGGGCGGGATTGCTCGCGGCCTCCCCGACGGCGGACGTGACTCGCTACGAGTTTTCGCAGGTCCATATGGGGATGCCGTTTACGCTGATATTGTACGCCCCCGACGAAGCCGCCGCAAACCGGGCCTCCACGGCCGCTTTTGAGCGGATCGCCGAACTGGACCGAACCCTCAGCGACTACAAGCCCGACAGCGAACTTTCGCGACTCACGGCGACCGCCGGAGAGGGTCGCGCCGTTCCCGTCGGCAACGACCTATGGCGGGTGCTGCTGGCCTCCCAGGCGCTCTCGGGGCAATCGTCCGGGGCGTTCGATATCACCGTCGGTCCCTACGTAAAACTCTGGCGGCGCGCCCGACGCGACCAGCAGTTTCCATCGGAAAAACGCCTGGCCGAAGCCCGGGAGCAAGTCGGGTACCAGCACTTGAAACTCGACGCCGAGCAAAAAACGGCGATTCTTGAGCGGCCTGGGATGCGGCTCGATCCCGGCGGCATTGCCGTTGGCTATGCATTGGACGAGGCCGGTGAGGTGCTGCGCGAGCAGGGCATTGAATCGTTTCTCTTCGACGGCAGCGGCGATGTCCTGGCCGGCGATCCGCCGCCGGACAAGTCGGGCTGGTCGCTGGCGATTGCCTCACCATTGGACGACACGCCGCCAAGCCGCGTCCTCACTCTCGCCAACGCCGCGGCGACGACGGCCGGCGACACGATGCAGTTCGTCGAACTGGCCGGCAAGCGCTTCAGCCACATCGTCGACCCGCGCACGGGACTCGGCCTGACCACGCGGCTCGGCGTGACGATCGTGGCGCCGGATGCCATGACCGCCGATAGTCTCGATACGGCCATCAGCGTGCTAGGCATTGAAGACGGAACGCGCTTATTGGAAAAGTACCCCGGCGCCGCGGCGCTGTTCGTCCAAGTGACGGACGACGGCAGCGTGGTGGAAAGCGAAACGCCGAGCTTCAAACAATATGTAGCGCCGATGTCAATCAACACTAGCCCGTAGCGCAAGCGAGGGAGAGTTGACGTTGATGATCGACCAATCGAATACGCCCAACAAACCGTAGTTTCGAATCCGCGAGAGATCTCAGGGACGCGAAAGGACCGTTTGGCGTTCACGTCAAACGATCACCAACGTCCTCTCCGCCTCGCTTCCGCTACGGGCTGGTGTCGGGGCCAGTGTGCGTCAAACCAGCCAATTCGTGAATTGCTTTCTGCACTGCACGATACTCCGGGGTTTGCGTCATGCCGGCGCCGAGGCGGAGTTCAGATAAAAGATCGCCGAGCAACTCTTGCTCCAAGAGCGACGCTAGCCAGCTAGCACGCAAACGGGCATAGCCAGATTGCAATCGCGCAAAGAGTCGCGCGGCGGCTTGCTTCGCATTTTCGCCGGCGACGGCGACGATCGCTTCGCCGCCGCCGGTGACCGTAGTGGTGATGAGCGTGTCTTTGACCAATTCGGCGATCGCACCGCCGGCCGCTTGCACGAGCGCGTGATCGGCGCCGGTCCAGGCGACGCCGCTTAAGACGAGCGCCACCGTGATGGCCGGCCGGCCGACCGCCGAAGCGCCGTCCAACGAGCGCATCACCGTCAGCGCCGATGGATTCTGCTCGGCCCATTGATTCAGCTCGCCGGCGACGAATTCGCGATAGTCCTGTCCCATCGCCGGCAATGCGTCATATGCTTCCTGCACGTGCGCCAGGAGCGCCGCGCGGGCGTGCCCGCCGAGCAAGCGTGCGATGCGCGGCTTGAGGATCTCGTTGCCCACGGCGCCGAGGCGTTCCAGGTCGTCGAGAAACCGCTCCACGGCCCGCACGATGGCGTCGCGCTCGCGCGAGCGAAAGGCGGCGAGCGGGTCTTCGCCCGGGCCCATCATCACGCGCCAGCCGGCCTTGATCGGTGCGGTGACCACGCCCGCCACGCCACGATAGAAGCCATGAATGCCCTGTACCCAACGCGGGCGGCGCGGTTCCCACCACTGGCCGATTTCCTCGACCAACAGTTGCGGCGGCAGATTAGGCCAGTCGAAGCGCGCGACTTCCTCGTGCGCCAGGCCGGCAGCGGCCTCGACGAAACGATCGCTTGCGCGGTGAATTCGGGCCAGGTACGCCGGCGCGCCACGATCTGCGTCCAGCACGGATTCCAGTGCGCCGCGAAACGAGCGAATCTTGATCGCGTCGAAGCGTAGCGCCGCCAATTCTTCGCGCAACGAAGTCGCCGAGTCCGGCAGCGGATGGCCGGAGTTCGTCAGCCGATGAAACTCCAGGTTGAGTTGCTCGGCGCCTTGGCGATCATACGGGACGGCGTAGACCAACTCCGGGTGCGCGCCGGTCTCGCTGGCGAAGGTATTCAGCCAAAGCGGCAGATAGTCCGCGTCGGCCGACAGATCGCATTGGTTGAACACCACGATCACTTGTTTGCCGGCGGCGGCGGCCTTGCGAAAGAACTGTTTCACCGCCGCGTCGTTGTATTTCTGTTGCGTGAGCACCGCAATCAACACGTCGGCGGCCTGGCGGACGTGGTCGGCGCGCTGCCAATTCACCTGCGCGTCGGAATCGATATCGGGCGTATCCAACAACAACAAGCGCGGTGGGACATGTTGGCCGGCGCGCCAAAACAGCAAGTGCTCGGCGCTTTCCTGGAGCGGATCTTCGGCCGCCGTCCAGGCGCGGAGTTGAAAACCCTCAAACCGCGGCGCGAGCTTCGCTTCATCCGCCCAAGCCGCCGGCGCGAGACAGACCGGATGCTTGGTGCCCGCAGCCAGCCGGCTGACCCCGCTGGCGTTCTCGCCCGCCAGATGATTGAACAGCAGCGACTTGCCGATATTGGTGCCGCCCACGACGGCGACGATCAAGAGCGGCTCGGCCTGGGCCTCCGGCAGAAGCTTCCGCACGAGGAGTTCGTGCCACTCTTCCTCGGCGGGATGGGGCACGCCGAGCCTTGCGGCGATCGGCGCAAGGGACATGACCGCCTGAGCCAGGCGACGGACCTCGGCGGCCCAATGCTGATAAGCGACGGTCATTGCGGAGAGACTGTTATCCCAGTGGCAGGCGTGCGAACAAGTAAGTATAGCCCCACACTAGCCCGTAGCGCCAGCGAGGGAGAAAGGACGTTGCTGAAAGTTTCCGGCCCAAACTCTCAGCGACCTCAGCTCTCCCTCGCTGGCGCTGCGGGCTAGTGTCGAGTTCGACTTGGTCTATTCGGCCAGCGGCTAGGAAACTTGCGGCGTCAGTTGCTCGGCGCGCTCCAGATCGGCGCGGGATTCGACGAAGTAGCTGGTCGCCTCGTAGGCCGCGGCGCGGCTGCGGTAATACTCCGCGCGCTTGGGATCCAGGCGAAT
This window of the Planctomycetia bacterium genome carries:
- a CDS encoding FAD:protein FMN transferase, whose translation is MGNSLGMWIVGAGLLAASPTADVTRYEFSQVHMGMPFTLILYAPDEAAANRASTAAFERIAELDRTLSDYKPDSELSRLTATAGEGRAVPVGNDLWRVLLASQALSGQSSGAFDITVGPYVKLWRRARRDQQFPSEKRLAEAREQVGYQHLKLDAEQKTAILERPGMRLDPGGIAVGYALDEAGEVLREQGIESFLFDGSGDVLAGDPPPDKSGWSLAIASPLDDTPPSRVLTLANAAATTAGDTMQFVELAGKRFSHIVDPRTGLGLTTRLGVTIVAPDAMTADSLDTAISVLGIEDGTRLLEKYPGAAALFVQVTDDGSVVESETPSFKQYVAPMSINTSP
- a CDS encoding GTPase domain-containing protein; translation: MTVAYQHWAAEVRRLAQAVMSLAPIAARLGVPHPAEEEWHELLVRKLLPEAQAEPLLIVAVVGGTNIGKSLLFNHLAGENASGVSRLAAGTKHPVCLAPAAWADEAKLAPRFEGFQLRAWTAAEDPLQESAEHLLFWRAGQHVPPRLLLLDTPDIDSDAQVNWQRADHVRQAADVLIAVLTQQKYNDAAVKQFFRKAAAAGKQVIVVFNQCDLSADADYLPLWLNTFASETGAHPELVYAVPYDRQGAEQLNLEFHRLTNSGHPLPDSATSLREELAALRFDAIKIRSFRGALESVLDADRGAPAYLARIHRASDRFVEAAAGLAHEEVARFDWPNLPPQLLVEEIGQWWEPRRPRWVQGIHGFYRGVAGVVTAPIKAGWRVMMGPGEDPLAAFRSRERDAIVRAVERFLDDLERLGAVGNEILKPRIARLLGGHARAALLAHVQEAYDALPAMGQDYREFVAGELNQWAEQNPSALTVMRSLDGASAVGRPAITVALVLSGVAWTGADHALVQAAGGAIAELVKDTLITTTVTGGGEAIVAVAGENAKQAAARLFARLQSGYARLRASWLASLLEQELLGDLLSELRLGAGMTQTPEYRAVQKAIHELAGLTHTGPDTSP